One Mycolicibacterium goodii genomic region harbors:
- a CDS encoding MerR family transcriptional regulator yields the protein MAEYRLDELAQISGVNARNIRAYRERGLLDPPRRVGRSAYYDDVHAAQLKVITQLLNKGFSSAHIAEFFSSVRHGQDLTEVLGIERAQLAAHRSPVAVEVQVPDADVRTLVEVGLAEVVEGAFVLTDPALSASAADSADQRTLIQTAARIARLTADTVDDLAEQAADVLAQDALGDPAGDMAANITPAVVARTFNRSFHRAFRRALQRRAS from the coding sequence TTGGCTGAGTATCGGTTGGACGAACTCGCCCAGATCTCGGGTGTCAACGCGCGAAACATCCGCGCGTACCGTGAGCGCGGCCTCCTCGACCCGCCTCGCCGGGTGGGGCGTTCGGCGTATTACGACGACGTGCACGCGGCGCAGCTCAAGGTGATCACGCAGTTGCTGAACAAGGGTTTCAGCTCGGCGCACATCGCGGAGTTCTTCAGCAGTGTCCGCCACGGGCAGGACCTCACCGAGGTGCTGGGCATCGAGCGGGCGCAGCTGGCCGCACACCGGTCGCCCGTCGCGGTCGAGGTGCAAGTCCCGGATGCCGATGTCAGGACGCTGGTCGAGGTGGGCCTCGCCGAGGTGGTCGAAGGAGCGTTCGTGCTGACCGACCCGGCCCTGAGCGCGTCAGCGGCCGACAGTGCCGATCAGCGCACGCTGATCCAGACCGCGGCGCGCATCGCCCGGTTGACCGCGGACACCGTCGACGACCTGGCCGAGCAGGCGGCCGACGTACTCGCCCAGGACGCGCTCGGGGACCCAGCCGGTGACATGGCCGCGAACATCACCCCGGCCGTGGTGGCCCGCACGTTCAATCGGTCGTTTCACCGTGCCTTCCGGCGCGCGTTGCAGCGGCGCGCTTCATGA
- a CDS encoding ABC transporter permease, producing the protein MFSRNGLRALRIWTAAVLVFLYLPLLLVLLNAFNASRTFAFPPTGLTLAWWADAAGSSGMWQALANSVVVGLAATAIALVLGTMIAFAVQRHRFFGRTTVSFLVVLPITLPGIVTGIALNATFTSALGLMLGMATVIIGHATFCIVIVFNNTQARLRQMGSSLQDASADLGASSWQTFRFVTFPMMRGALLAGAILAFALSFDEIVVTTFTAGPTVQTLPIWIFSNLFRPNQAPVINVVAAALTVLAIIPVWLAGRFGGDPAAARV; encoded by the coding sequence ATGTTCTCACGCAACGGGCTTCGGGCGTTGCGGATCTGGACCGCCGCGGTGCTGGTCTTCCTGTACCTCCCGCTGCTGCTGGTCCTGCTCAACGCGTTCAACGCGTCGCGGACGTTCGCGTTCCCACCCACGGGCCTCACCTTGGCGTGGTGGGCCGACGCGGCCGGCAGCTCCGGGATGTGGCAGGCCCTGGCCAACTCCGTCGTCGTCGGCCTCGCCGCTACCGCGATCGCCCTGGTGCTGGGCACCATGATCGCGTTCGCCGTGCAGCGGCACCGGTTCTTCGGGCGCACCACGGTCAGCTTCCTCGTGGTTCTCCCGATCACACTGCCCGGCATCGTCACCGGCATCGCGTTGAACGCGACGTTCACCTCGGCGTTGGGTCTCATGCTCGGCATGGCCACGGTGATCATCGGCCATGCGACGTTCTGCATCGTCATCGTGTTCAACAACACCCAGGCGCGGCTGCGTCAGATGGGCTCGAGCCTGCAGGACGCATCGGCGGATCTCGGCGCGTCGTCGTGGCAGACCTTCCGGTTCGTCACGTTCCCGATGATGCGCGGTGCGCTGCTCGCCGGTGCGATCCTGGCCTTCGCGCTGTCGTTCGACGAGATCGTGGTGACCACGTTCACCGCGGGCCCCACCGTGCAGACGCTGCCGATCTGGATTTTCTCCAACCTCTTCCGGCCCAATCAGGCTCCGGTGATCAACGTCGTGGCGGCCGCCCTCACGGTGCTGGCGATCATCCCGGTATGGCTCGCGGGACGTTTCGGGGGCGACCCGGCGGCCGCGCGGGTCTGA